A window from Streptomyces sp. NBC_00335 encodes these proteins:
- a CDS encoding GNAT family N-acetyltransferase yields the protein MIRNAVLSDVPVIQSMIRELAEYEKVPHEARATEEQLREALFGERPAAFAHLAVTEEGEAVGFSLWFLSFSTWRGVHGIYLEDLYVRPGTRGGGHGKALLRELARICVERGYERLEWSVLKWNEPTIAFYEALGARPQDEWSVYRLTDGALAELGGE from the coding sequence ATGATCCGTAACGCCGTCCTCAGCGACGTACCCGTCATCCAGTCCATGATCCGCGAGCTCGCGGAGTACGAGAAGGTGCCGCACGAGGCGCGCGCCACCGAAGAGCAGTTGCGGGAGGCGCTCTTCGGGGAGCGGCCGGCGGCGTTCGCGCACCTCGCGGTGACGGAGGAGGGCGAGGCGGTCGGGTTCTCGTTGTGGTTCCTCAGCTTCTCCACGTGGCGCGGGGTGCACGGGATCTACCTGGAGGACCTGTACGTCCGTCCGGGCACTCGCGGCGGCGGCCACGGGAAGGCGCTGCTGCGGGAGTTGGCGCGGATCTGCGTGGAGCGCGGGTACGAGCGGCTGGAGTGGTCGGTCCTGAAGTGGAACGAGCCCACGATCGCCTTCTACGAGGCCTTGGGCGCGCGGCCGCAGGACGAGTGGTCGGTGTACCGGCTGACCGATGGGGCGCTGGCGGAGCTCGGCGGCGAGTAG